A single window of Nicotiana sylvestris chromosome 3, ASM39365v2, whole genome shotgun sequence DNA harbors:
- the LOC104248591 gene encoding notchless protein homolog, whose translation MAETMEVEVAAEREAINSVICQLADPDGNSLGAALYLPENAGPKELNQVVNKLLSNEERLPYAFYISDEELVVQLGSYLEKNKVSVEKVLTIVYQPQAVFRIRPVTRCSATIAGHTEAVLSVAFSPDGRQLASGSGDTTVRLWDLNTQTPLFTLQGHRNWVLSVAWSPDGKHLVSGSKAGELICWDPQTGKPLGNPLTGHKKWITGISWEPVHLSAPCRRFVSSSKDGDARIWDVTTRKCLICLSGHTLAITCVKWGGDGVIYTGSQDCTIKVWETSQGKLIRELKGHGHWVNSLALSTEYVLRSGAFDHTGKQYSSPEEMKKVALERYNKMRGNAPERLVSGSDDFTMFLWEPAVSKHPKTRMTGHQQLVNHVYFSPDGQWIASASFDKSVKLWNGTTGKFVAAFRGHVGPVYQISWSADSRLLLSGSKDSTLKVWDIRTKKLKQDLPGHADEVFAVDWSPDGEKVASGGKDRVLKLWMG comes from the exons ATGGCAGAAACAATGGAAGTGGAAGTGGCGGCAGAGAGAGAAGCAATAAACAGCGTGATATGTCAGTTGGCAGACCCAGACGGTAATTCGTTGGGTGCTGCGTTGTACCTCCCTGAAAACGCTGGTCCAAAAGAGCTTAATCAAGTCGTCAATAAGCTTCTCAGCAAT GAGGAAAGGTTGCCTTATGCATTTTATATCTCGGATGAAGAGCTTGTGGTACAGCTTGGATCATACTTAGAAAAGAACAAAG TGTCTGTGGAAAAAGTGTTGACAATAGTATATCAACCACAAGCAGTGTTTCGAATCCGCCCTGTCACTCGTTGTTCGGCCACAATTGCTG GTCACACTGAAGCTGTACTTTCAGTTGCCTTCAGTCCTGATGGACGGCAGTTGGCGAGTGGATCTGGTGATACTACGGTTCGTTTGTGGGATCTAAATACCCAGACGCCATTGTTTACACTTCAAG GGCACAGAAACTGGGTTCTTTCTGTTGCATGGTCACCAGATGGTAAGCATCTTGTTAGTGGAAGTAAGGCTGGAGAACTTATCTGTTGGGACCCTCAGACTGGGAAGCCTTTAGGAAATCCGCTTACT GGCCACAAGAAATGGATAACTGGTATTTCCTGGGAACCTGTACACCTCAGTGCTCCATGTCGTCGCTTTGTAAGTTCAAGTAAAGATGGTGATGCACGGATATGGGATGTTACCACCAGAAAGTGTCTTATTTGTCTCAGTGGCCATACACTTGCAATAACATGTGTAAAATGGGGTGGAGATGGAGTTATTTACACTGG ATCTCAGGATTGTACAATCAAGGTATGGGAAACCTCGCAGGGGAAGCTAATACGTGAATTGAAG GGTCATGGTCATTGGGTAAATTCTCTGGCATTGAGCACTGAATATGTTCTTCGAAGTGGAGCTTTTGATCACACCGGTAAACAGTATTCGTCTCCCGAGGAAATGAAAAAG GTAGCGCTTGAAAGGTACAACAAAATGAGAGGCAATGCCCCTGAAAGATTGGTCTCAGGATCAGATGATTTCACCATGTTTCTATGGGAGCCTGCTGTCAGCAAGCACCCCAAAACTCGCATGACAGGTCACCAACAG CTGGTCAATCACGTCTATTTTTCTCCGGATGGTCAATGGATAGCAAGTGCTTCATTTGATAAGTCAGTCAAATTATGGAATGGTACCACAGGAAAATTTGTTGCCGCATTTCGAGGCCATGTTGGACCTGTATATCAGATAAG CTGGTCGGCCGACAGTAGGCTCCTATTGAGTGGGAGCAAAGATTCAACCTTGAAG GTTTGGGATATCCGGACAAAAAAGTTGAAGCAAGACCTTCCTGGACATGCTGATGAG GTTTTTGCGGTTGACTGGAGTCCAGACGGTGAAAAAGTAGCATCTGGTGGGAAGGACAGAGTTTTGAAGCTATGGATGGGCTAG